The sequence TTTGATGGCGACGATCACCGCTTTGCTGATCGGGCTGGTGTGTGGCCCCTGGGTGATTCGCAAGTTGGCCCAGATGAAGGTTGGTCAGGCGGTACGCGAGGATGGTCCGCAAACGCACTTGGTCAAATCTGGTACGCCGACGATGGGGGGCGTGCTGATTCTGATTGGTATCGCGGTAGCGACCTTGCTCTGGGCTGATCTGACTAATCGCTTTATCTGGATCGTGATGCTGGTTACGTTCGGCTTCGGCGTGATTGGCTGGGTTGATGATTACCGCAAGGTGGTGCATAAAGATCCGCGTGGCATGGCCTCGCGCGAGAAGTATTTCTGGCAGTCGGTGATCGGGCTTTTTGCGGCGGTTTATCTCGCGTTTAGCGTGTCTGGCGCGAGCAACGTCAATGTGTTCGATCTCTTCATGGCGTGGGTGCGCAGCGGCTTGTCGATGGGGCTGCCCGCCCGGGCCGACCTGTTATTGCCATTTCTGAAATCGATCAGTTATCCGCTGGGCGTGTGGGGTTTTATCGCGCTGACTTACTTCGTGATCGTTGGATCAAGCAATGCAGTGAATCTCACGGATGGGCTTGATGGCCTGGTCATCATGCCGGTCGTGCTGGTTGGAGCATCGCTCGGTCTGTTCGCGTATGTGATGGGTAGTTCGGTCTATTCAAAATATCTGCTGTTTCCACATATTCCTGGCGCGGGCGAGTTGCTGATTTTCTGTTCAGCGATGGGCGGTGCCGGGCTGGCGTTTCTCTGGTTCAACACGCATCCCGCTCAGGTTTTTATGGGCGACGTCGGCGCGCTGGCGCTTGGCGGCGCGCTTGGCACGATTGCCGTGATCGTGCGGCAAGAAGTCGTGCTGTTCATCATGGGTGGGATCTTTGTTGCTGAAACGCTCTCCGTGATGCTGCAGGTGGTCTGGTTCAAGTACACCAAACGGCGTTATGGCGAAGGGCGGCGCATCTTCAAGATGGCACCGCTGCATCACCATTTCGAATTGTCCGGGTGGAAAGAAACGCAGGTCGTGGTGCGCTTCTGGATCATCACGTTGATGCTGTGTCTGTTCGGTTTGTCCACGCTTAAGTTGCGGTAAAGGAAAGCAAGCGATGTTCGGCGAGAAGTTTCGGGATCGGCAAAAGCCGACGGTGCTCGTGCTGGGGCTCGGTGAATCGGGTCTGGCGATGGCGCGCTGGTGCGTGCGGCACGGCTGTCGGCTGCGCGTGGCTGATACGCGTGAAGTGCCGCCTGGACTGGCGGCGCTGCACGCGTCCGGGATCGACGCTGAGTTTGTTGGTGGCGCGTTCACGCTAGCACTGCTCGACGGGATTGATTTGATCGCGCTTAGCCCTGGGCTGTCGCCGCTGGCGGCTGATTTGTCGCCACTGATTGCGGCAGCGCATGAGCGCGGCATCACGCTTTGGGGCGAACTCGAATTTTTTGCCCAAGCGTTAGCCACACTGAAAGAAAGCGGCTATACGCCGAAAGTGATTGCGATCACCGGCACCAATGGCAAGACCACGACGACCAGTCTGACTGGGCAGCTTTGCGAGCGTGCGGGCAAGACGGTCGCGGTCGCAGGCAACATCAGCCCGGCTGCGCTCGATAAGCTAACCGAAGCGATCGACAACACAGCTTTGCCGGATATCTGGGTGCTGGAGCTATCGAGTTTTCAGTTGGACACGGCGCTGACTTTCGCGCCGGACGCGGCAACAGTGCTCAACATCACCCAGGATCATCTCGACTGGCACGGCGGGCTTGAGCCTTACGCCGCTGCCAAGGGGCGGATTTTCGGGCCGCAAACAATACGCGTTCTGAACCGGGACGATGCCCGTGTCATGCAACTGGCTCCGCCTGCGGGGGAGGGTGCGGCACCGGTGGTCACGTTCGGTGTGAACGAACCATTGCGCGCAGGCGACTACGGTTTGCTGCGCGAAAACGGTATGACCTGGCTCGTCGAAGCGCACGACCGCGATGCCAGCGATGGGCCGGCACCCACACGCCGGCGCAAGAATGAAGTCGTCCTGCCGCCGAATCTCGGCTTGAAGCGCCTGATGCCCGTAGAGGCGCTGCGTATTCGTGGGCTGCACAACGCGACGAATGCGTTGGCGGCGTATGCGCTGGCGCGTGCCGTTGGCCTGCCGGGTGCGCCATTGCTACACGGCTTGCGCGAGTATCGCGGCGAGCCGCATCGCGTCGAACTAATCGCCTCGATGATGGGCGTGGATTACGTGGACGACAGCAAAGGAACCAATGTTGGCGCGACTGTCGCCGCGCTGGACGGCCTGGCGCAACGAACCGTGCTGATCGCGGGTGGCGATGGCAAAGGCCAGGATTTCGCGCCATTGGCGCAACCCGTTACGCGCTGGTGTCACGCGGTCATGCTGATTGGCCGGGATGCGCCGCAGATTCGCGCGGCGCTGGCTGACACTCAGGTCACGCTCGAAGATCACCCGACACTTGAAGCTGCGACGCGTGCCGCCGCAGCGCATGCTCAGGCGGGGGACGCCGTGTTGCTGTCCCCGGCGTGCGCGAGTTTTGACATGTTCACGGGCTACACCCAGCGCGCAGCGGTGTTTCGCAGCACGGTCGAAGAACTGGCGGCTGAACAGGGGACGATGCTATGAACGGCTTTGAGCGTGCTGGTTCGCGCCTGGCTGGGCAACGTAGCCGTGGCCAGTCTGCTGGCGGAGTGGGTTCGTCAGGCGCTGGTAAGGGTGGCCTCGCGGATGCCGTGAATGGCGTCCGGCCGCTGCGTTCACGCATGCTTGATTACGATCATTCGCTGCTATGGGTCGTTATTGCGCTGCTGGGCCTGGGCGTGGTGATGGTGTATTCGGCGTCGATTGCGATGCCTGATTCGCCGAAATACGCGGCTTACCGTGATTACGCCTTTTTGTTGCGTCATCTGATTTCGGTCAGCGTGGCGGTTGTGGCCGCCGTAGTCGCGTTGCGCATTCCAGTTTCGACGTGGGACAAGTACGCGCCGAAGCTCTTTCTGATTACGCTGGTTGCACTGGTGGTCGTGCTGATTCCGCACTTGGGCAAAGGTGTGAATGGCGCGCGGCGCTGGATTCCACTGGGCATCACCAATATTCAGCCATCCGAAATCATGAAGCTCGCCGTGACGATTTACGCGGCCAATTACACCGTGCGCAAACAGGAATACATGCACAGCTTCGCCAAAGGCTTTTTGCCGATGGCGGTTGCTGTGGGCCTGGTTGGCGCGTTGCTGTTGCTTGAGCCCGATATGGGCGCTTTCATGGTGATCGCAGCGATTGCAATGGGCGTGCTGTTTCTGGGTGGCGTGAACGGCAAGCTGTTCGGCGGCCTGGTCGCCACGGCGGTGGGAACCTTCAGCCTGCTGGTGTGGGCTTCGCCATGGCGGCGTGAACGCATCTTTGCATACCTTGATCCGTGGGATGACCGTTACGCCCAGGGCAAGGCCTATCAGTTGACGCACTCACTGATCGCCTTTGGCCGTGGCGAATGGTTTGGTGTCGGGCTGGGTGGCAGCGTCGAGAAACTGAACTATCTGCCCGAGGCGCATACCGACTTCATCCTCGCGGTGATTGGCGAGGAGCTGGGCTTTGCTGGCGTGCTGGTGGTGATCCTGCTGTTCTACTG is a genomic window of Paraburkholderia bonniea containing:
- the mraY gene encoding phospho-N-acetylmuramoyl-pentapeptide-transferase is translated as MLLALAQWLQNDAGFLRVFSYLTFRALMATITALLIGLVCGPWVIRKLAQMKVGQAVREDGPQTHLVKSGTPTMGGVLILIGIAVATLLWADLTNRFIWIVMLVTFGFGVIGWVDDYRKVVHKDPRGMASREKYFWQSVIGLFAAVYLAFSVSGASNVNVFDLFMAWVRSGLSMGLPARADLLLPFLKSISYPLGVWGFIALTYFVIVGSSNAVNLTDGLDGLVIMPVVLVGASLGLFAYVMGSSVYSKYLLFPHIPGAGELLIFCSAMGGAGLAFLWFNTHPAQVFMGDVGALALGGALGTIAVIVRQEVVLFIMGGIFVAETLSVMLQVVWFKYTKRRYGEGRRIFKMAPLHHHFELSGWKETQVVVRFWIITLMLCLFGLSTLKLR
- the murD gene encoding UDP-N-acetylmuramoyl-L-alanine--D-glutamate ligase; its protein translation is MFGEKFRDRQKPTVLVLGLGESGLAMARWCVRHGCRLRVADTREVPPGLAALHASGIDAEFVGGAFTLALLDGIDLIALSPGLSPLAADLSPLIAAAHERGITLWGELEFFAQALATLKESGYTPKVIAITGTNGKTTTTSLTGQLCERAGKTVAVAGNISPAALDKLTEAIDNTALPDIWVLELSSFQLDTALTFAPDAATVLNITQDHLDWHGGLEPYAAAKGRIFGPQTIRVLNRDDARVMQLAPPAGEGAAPVVTFGVNEPLRAGDYGLLRENGMTWLVEAHDRDASDGPAPTRRRKNEVVLPPNLGLKRLMPVEALRIRGLHNATNALAAYALARAVGLPGAPLLHGLREYRGEPHRVELIASMMGVDYVDDSKGTNVGATVAALDGLAQRTVLIAGGDGKGQDFAPLAQPVTRWCHAVMLIGRDAPQIRAALADTQVTLEDHPTLEAATRAAAAHAQAGDAVLLSPACASFDMFTGYTQRAAVFRSTVEELAAEQGTML
- the ftsW gene encoding putative lipid II flippase FtsW; amino-acid sequence: MNGFERAGSRLAGQRSRGQSAGGVGSSGAGKGGLADAVNGVRPLRSRMLDYDHSLLWVVIALLGLGVVMVYSASIAMPDSPKYAAYRDYAFLLRHLISVSVAVVAAVVALRIPVSTWDKYAPKLFLITLVALVVVLIPHLGKGVNGARRWIPLGITNIQPSEIMKLAVTIYAANYTVRKQEYMHSFAKGFLPMAVAVGLVGALLLLEPDMGAFMVIAAIAMGVLFLGGVNGKLFGGLVATAVGTFSLLVWASPWRRERIFAYLDPWDDRYAQGKAYQLTHSLIAFGRGEWFGVGLGGSVEKLNYLPEAHTDFILAVIGEELGFAGVLVVILLFYWIVRRSFEIGRQALALDRTFAGLVAKGIGIWFGAQTFINMGVNLGLLPTKGLTLPLVSYGGSGILLNCVAMAVLMRVDYENRVLMRGGKV